The following are encoded together in the Alphaproteobacteria bacterium genome:
- a CDS encoding efflux RND transporter periplasmic adaptor subunit, which produces MQRPVRFALYSAPAIAVALVAGWLLWPGNGGRAGLPPSVKVTVGDVEDTVSAVGVLQPLDYVDVGTQVSGQLQRIMVKPGDKVEKGQQLAQLDSTVYEARVSADEAQLMNLKAQLADKEAAKVLADQQLRRQRELLAARATSQDAYDVAEAAVKSAGAQIDMIKAQIQQTESTLKGDKANLSYTSIYAPMTGSIVSISAKQGQTLNANQSAPIILRIADLDTMTVWTQVSEADVNKLKVGMPAYFTTLGQPDRRREGRLKQVMQTPQVVNNVVLYDSLFDVPNPDLDLLPQMSAQVFFVAGSARKVPLVPVAALRPARGGGGNEEGGKRFRVRVIESGAIVERTVVVGVMSRVMAEVRSGLKPGDDVVVSDAQPTARAKPQGGGGRPPRL; this is translated from the coding sequence ATGCAGCGCCCCGTCCGCTTCGCGCTCTACAGCGCCCCGGCGATCGCCGTGGCGCTGGTCGCCGGCTGGCTGCTGTGGCCGGGCAACGGCGGCAGGGCTGGTCTGCCGCCGTCCGTGAAGGTCACGGTCGGCGACGTCGAGGACACGGTCTCGGCGGTCGGCGTGCTGCAGCCGCTCGACTACGTCGACGTCGGCACCCAGGTGTCCGGCCAGCTTCAGCGCATCATGGTCAAGCCCGGCGACAAGGTCGAGAAGGGCCAGCAGCTGGCGCAGCTCGACTCCACTGTCTACGAGGCCCGCGTCAGCGCCGACGAGGCGCAGCTGATGAATCTGAAGGCGCAGCTTGCCGACAAGGAAGCCGCCAAGGTGCTGGCCGACCAGCAACTTCGGCGCCAGCGCGAGCTGCTGGCGGCGCGGGCCACTAGCCAGGACGCCTACGACGTCGCCGAGGCGGCGGTAAAGAGCGCCGGCGCGCAGATCGACATGATCAAGGCGCAGATCCAGCAGACGGAATCGACGCTGAAGGGAGACAAGGCCAACCTCAGCTATACCAGCATCTACGCGCCGATGACCGGCAGCATCGTCAGCATCTCGGCCAAGCAGGGCCAGACGCTGAACGCCAACCAGAGCGCGCCGATCATCCTGCGTATCGCCGACCTCGACACCATGACGGTGTGGACCCAGGTTTCGGAGGCCGACGTCAACAAGCTCAAGGTCGGCATGCCGGCCTATTTCACCACGCTGGGCCAGCCCGACCGCCGCCGCGAGGGCCGGCTGAAGCAGGTGATGCAAACCCCGCAGGTGGTCAACAACGTCGTGCTCTACGACTCGCTGTTCGACGTTCCGAACCCCGATCTCGACCTGCTGCCGCAGATGAGCGCGCAGGTGTTCTTCGTCGCCGGCAGCGCCAGGAAGGTGCCGCTGGTGCCGGTCGCCGCCCTGCGCCCGGCACGCGGCGGCGGCGGCAACGAGGAAGGCGGCAAGCGCTTCCGCGTGCGCGTCATCGAGAGCGGCGCCATCGTCGAGCGCACCGTGGTGGTCGGCGTGATGAGCCGCGTGATGGCCGAGGTGAGATCCGGCCTGAAGCCGGGCGACGACGTCGTCGTCAGCGACGCGCAGCCGACGGCGCGGGCCAAGCCCCAGGGCGGCGGCGGGCGGCCGCCACGCCTATGA
- a CDS encoding MacB family efflux pump subunit: MNDSAAFASPSRDAASDGVPLIELSDVRKTYYRGDIATEVLHGVSLSIHAGEFVAIMGASGSGKSTLMNLIGLLDRPTEGSYRFAGEEVSELDSDERAILRREAFGFIFQQYNLLATATATENVEVPAVYAGRPREQRLKRARDILTALGLGDRLDNRPSQLSGGQQQRVSIARALMNGGPVILADEPTGALDSKSGVEVMRLLIDLNRRGHTILLITHDPDVAHQARRIIEIKDGTIVSDTPVTLPPDTAPETAAEPPMTVRASGNGRGAGLVPDMLEAAKMAAKSLRNNLMRTLLTLLGIIIGVASVVAMLAIGDGAKQQVVDRISAMGTNLLLIRPGAPNVRGSGQIATLVPADADAIAELDNVGAAVGEYGGTVTLRYQGRDYQTSVTATSAAFPKAREWQPTSGAFFGEADVKSYAPVMCLGVTVVKALFGPEVDPIGQFVLVNNIPFQVVCVMAPRGASPFGTDQDDVAFTPLTTGSLRLFGQRHVRTITVQVEDVRRIDETQEEIRKLLILRHRTEDFQIRNMAAILETVSETQNTLTILLGSIAAISLLVGGIGVMNIMLVSVTERTREIGIRMATGARRFNILLQFNTEALVVCAVGGLIGVFAGLGTAYVLSLVGRPIVFSAGPVILAFTCAFATGLLFGYLPARKAANLDPVHALAAD; this comes from the coding sequence ATGAACGACAGCGCGGCCTTCGCTTCGCCGTCGCGCGACGCCGCGTCGGACGGCGTGCCGCTGATCGAGCTCAGCGACGTCCGCAAGACCTACTATCGCGGCGACATCGCCACCGAGGTGCTGCACGGCGTATCGCTGTCGATCCACGCCGGCGAGTTCGTCGCCATCATGGGCGCCTCGGGCTCGGGCAAGTCGACGCTCATGAACCTGATCGGCCTGCTCGACCGGCCGACCGAGGGCAGCTACCGCTTCGCCGGCGAGGAGGTCTCCGAGCTCGATTCCGACGAGCGCGCCATCCTGCGCCGCGAGGCCTTCGGCTTCATCTTCCAGCAATACAACCTGCTGGCAACAGCGACGGCGACCGAGAATGTCGAGGTGCCCGCCGTCTACGCCGGCAGGCCGCGCGAGCAGCGCCTGAAACGGGCGCGCGACATCCTCACCGCGCTGGGCCTCGGCGACAGGCTCGACAACCGGCCGAGCCAGCTTTCCGGCGGCCAGCAGCAGCGCGTGTCGATCGCGCGGGCGCTGATGAACGGCGGCCCGGTAATCCTCGCCGATGAGCCCACTGGCGCGCTCGACAGCAAGAGCGGCGTCGAGGTGATGCGCCTGCTGATCGATCTCAACCGGCGCGGCCACACCATCCTGCTGATCACCCACGACCCCGACGTGGCGCACCAGGCCAGGCGCATCATCGAGATCAAGGACGGCACCATCGTCTCGGACACGCCGGTGACGCTGCCCCCGGACACGGCGCCCGAGACGGCGGCCGAGCCGCCGATGACCGTACGCGCCAGCGGCAACGGCCGCGGCGCGGGCCTGGTGCCCGACATGCTGGAGGCCGCCAAGATGGCCGCCAAGTCGCTGCGCAACAACCTGATGCGCACGCTGCTGACGTTGCTGGGCATCATCATCGGCGTCGCGTCGGTCGTCGCCATGCTGGCGATCGGCGACGGCGCCAAGCAGCAAGTGGTCGACCGCATCTCGGCCATGGGCACCAACCTGTTGCTGATCCGGCCTGGGGCACCCAACGTGCGCGGCAGCGGCCAGATCGCCACGCTGGTACCGGCCGATGCCGACGCGATCGCCGAGCTCGACAATGTCGGCGCCGCGGTCGGCGAGTACGGCGGCACTGTCACGCTGCGCTATCAGGGCCGCGACTACCAGACCAGCGTGACCGCGACCTCCGCCGCCTTCCCCAAGGCGCGCGAGTGGCAGCCGACATCCGGGGCGTTCTTCGGCGAGGCGGACGTCAAGAGCTATGCCCCGGTCATGTGCCTGGGCGTGACGGTGGTGAAGGCGCTGTTCGGACCGGAAGTCGATCCCATCGGCCAGTTCGTGCTGGTCAACAACATCCCGTTCCAGGTGGTCTGCGTGATGGCGCCGCGCGGCGCCTCGCCCTTTGGCACGGACCAGGACGACGTCGCCTTCACGCCGCTCACAACCGGCAGCCTGCGCCTGTTCGGCCAGCGCCACGTGCGCACCATCACCGTGCAGGTCGAGGATGTCCGCCGCATCGACGAGACCCAGGAGGAGATCCGCAAGCTCCTGATCCTGCGCCACCGCACCGAGGACTTCCAGATCCGCAACATGGCGGCGATCCTCGAGACGGTGTCCGAGACGCAGAACACGCTCACCATCCTGCTGGGCTCGATCGCGGCGATCTCGCTGCTGGTCGGCGGCATCGGCGTGATGAACATCATGCTGGTGAGCGTCACCGAGCGCACGCGCGAGATCGGCATCCGCATGGCCACCGGCGCGCGCCGCTTCAACATCCTGCTGCAGTTCAACACCGAGGCGCTGGTGGTCTGCGCCGTCGGCGGCCTGATCGGCGTGTTTGCCGGGCTGGGCACGGCGTACGTGCTGTCGCTGGTCGGCCGGCCGATCGTGTTCTCGGCCGGGCCGGTGATCCTCGCCTTCACCTGCGCCTTTGCCACCGGCCTGCTGTTCGGCTATCTGCCGGCGCGCAAGGCGGCGAATCTCGATCCCGTCCACGCCCTCGCCGCCGATTGA
- a CDS encoding efflux transporter outer membrane subunit translates to MKRRTIALSLLLVPTLAGCSLWDEWTKPEVAQPTNWQSTADGTGVWPDTAWWRGFGSTELDRLMGEASAGNLDLRAAVARVQQARANARIAGAAIYPTVDADASASRTSRFGSARTTTTTNWQAGLSVGYELDLFGRIHATESAALARLRSSRYDQEALALTVSANVALTYFQLLALRERIALATESLNTSRRLLLLLDEQRRIGTTSDLEVAQQRASVAQQSAAIPALRHVERQTLSTLALLLGRLPQDFAVAGQRLSALATPPVMAGMPSELLFRRPDVRSTEADLRAAHLDIAAARAARFPRIQLTADGGTASAALSGLFGPGSFLVTLVGGLAAPIFEGGRLRAQQQLTQARYEELMEAYRTATLSAFRDVENALSGATQFRLQLAAAREARAQSREAYRLAELRFRAGTVDFITVLDAQRSIISSDDSVVQAQLSQLSALVDLYKALGGGWNGRLPP, encoded by the coding sequence ATGAAGCGTCGCACGATTGCCCTGTCGCTGTTGCTCGTCCCGACGCTGGCTGGCTGCTCGCTGTGGGACGAGTGGACCAAGCCCGAGGTGGCGCAGCCGACCAACTGGCAGTCGACCGCCGACGGCACGGGTGTCTGGCCCGACACGGCGTGGTGGCGCGGCTTCGGCAGCACCGAACTCGACCGGCTGATGGGCGAGGCCAGCGCCGGCAATCTCGATCTGCGCGCCGCCGTGGCGCGCGTGCAGCAGGCGCGCGCCAACGCGCGGATCGCCGGCGCGGCGATCTACCCGACGGTCGACGCCGACGCCTCGGCCTCGCGCACCTCGCGCTTCGGCTCGGCCCGCACGACGACCACGACCAACTGGCAGGCCGGCCTGTCGGTCGGCTACGAGCTCGACCTGTTTGGCCGCATCCACGCCACCGAGAGCGCCGCGCTGGCGCGCCTGCGATCCAGCCGCTACGACCAGGAGGCGCTGGCGCTGACAGTCAGCGCCAATGTTGCGCTGACCTATTTCCAGCTGCTGGCGCTGCGCGAGCGCATCGCGCTCGCCACCGAGTCGCTCAATACCTCGCGCCGCCTGCTGCTGCTGCTCGACGAGCAGCGGCGCATCGGCACGACCTCCGATCTCGAGGTCGCGCAGCAGCGCGCCTCGGTGGCGCAGCAGAGCGCCGCGATCCCGGCGCTGCGCCACGTCGAACGGCAGACGCTCAGCACCCTGGCGCTGCTGCTCGGCCGGCTGCCGCAGGACTTCGCGGTCGCCGGCCAGCGGCTGTCGGCGCTCGCCACGCCGCCGGTGATGGCCGGCATGCCGTCGGAGCTGCTGTTCCGGCGGCCGGACGTGCGCAGCACCGAAGCCGACCTCAGGGCGGCGCATCTCGACATCGCCGCGGCGCGCGCCGCGCGCTTTCCGCGCATCCAGCTCACCGCCGACGGCGGCACGGCAAGCGCCGCGCTGTCCGGCCTGTTCGGTCCCGGCAGCTTCCTCGTCACCCTGGTCGGCGGCCTGGCGGCGCCGATCTTCGAGGGCGGCAGGCTGCGCGCGCAGCAGCAGCTGACCCAGGCGCGCTACGAGGAGCTGATGGAGGCCTATCGCACGGCGACCCTGTCGGCCTTTCGCGACGTCGAGAACGCGCTCAGCGGCGCGACGCAATTCCGCCTGCAGCTCGCCGCCGCGCGCGAGGCCCGCGCGCAGTCGCGCGAGGCCTACCGGCTGGCCGAGCTGCGCTTCCGCGCCGGCACGGTCGACTTCATCACCGTGCTCGACGCCCAGCGCAGCATCATCTCGAGCGACGATTCGGTGGTCCAGGCGCAGCTCTCGCAGCTCTCCGCGCTGGTCGATCTCTACAAGGCGCTGGGCGGCGGCTGGAACGGCCGGCTGCCGCCGTGA
- a CDS encoding glycine reductase, with translation MDESKRDGLGFAAEYDRPIPYMQRIRDYYVTLGYGTPYRWANYADVPFTKLNGPLSKSRVALITTAAPYQPDKGDQGPGAAYNAAAKFYKVYSGDTSVDHDVRISHIGYDRLHTTAEDSNTWFPLPALRRAAAKGRIGEVAPRFHGAPTNRSHVTTLDVDCPELLARCRADNVDAAILVPSUPVCHQTVSLAARHLEANGIPTVIVACAKDIVEFVGVPRFLFSDFPLGNSAGKPRDVASQDLTLELALQVLESATGPRTTMQSPLRWKDDASWKLDFSNIEKMSPEEIARRRAEFDRQKEIAKGVRQGDKAAD, from the coding sequence ATGGACGAGAGCAAGCGGGACGGGCTGGGCTTCGCCGCCGAGTACGACCGGCCGATTCCCTACATGCAGCGCATCCGCGACTACTACGTCACCCTGGGCTACGGCACGCCCTATCGCTGGGCCAACTACGCCGACGTGCCGTTCACCAAGCTGAATGGGCCTCTGTCGAAGAGCCGCGTGGCGCTGATCACCACGGCAGCGCCCTACCAGCCGGACAAGGGCGATCAGGGCCCCGGCGCGGCCTACAACGCGGCCGCCAAGTTCTACAAGGTCTACTCGGGCGACACGTCAGTCGATCACGATGTGCGCATCTCGCATATCGGCTACGACCGCCTGCACACCACGGCCGAAGACAGCAACACCTGGTTCCCGCTGCCGGCCCTGCGCCGTGCCGCCGCCAAGGGCCGCATCGGCGAGGTGGCGCCGCGCTTTCACGGCGCGCCGACCAATCGCAGTCACGTCACGACGCTCGACGTCGATTGCCCGGAATTGCTGGCCAGGTGCCGCGCCGACAATGTCGACGCCGCGATCCTGGTTCCCAGTTGACCCGTCTGCCACCAGACCGTGAGTCTGGCCGCCCGTCACCTCGAGGCCAACGGCATCCCGACCGTTATTGTGGCCTGCGCCAAGGACATCGTCGAATTTGTAGGCGTGCCGCGCTTCCTGTTCAGCGACTTCCCGCTGGGCAACTCGGCCGGCAAGCCCAGGGACGTCGCCTCGCAGGACCTGACGCTCGAGCTGGCGTTGCAGGTGCTCGAGAGCGCCACGGGCCCGCGCACGACCATGCAGTCGCCGCTGCGCTGGAAGGACGACGCCTCGTGGAAGCTCGACTTCTCGAACATCGAGAAGATGTCGCCCGAGGAGATCGCGCGCCGCCGCGCCGAGTTCGATCGCCAGAAGGAAATCGCCAAGGGCGTCCGGCAGGGCGACAAGGCCGCGGATTGA
- a CDS encoding MFS transporter produces MAESAQRRSGREIRIVGLVCAAHFVSHYHLLLLPPVFEVVRTELGVSYIALGAVLTAFNVISALLQTPAGFLVDRVGARPMLIGGMMIGVVALLLAATFPSYWMLIAAYALLGLANTVYHPADYSILSSTITARKAGRAFSFHTFSGFLGSGVAPACVLFCAAYAGWQGAYYVAAAMAALVVAALVIWGAPLSVGAVARHEANAPTSGRAGLDLLLSAPILRNLFFFVLLALSGGGIQAFSVVALGQMNGTPASTANIALSGYLLMSAAGVLLGGILADRTSKHERIAAAGFLATAIMVVAVGWGDLGAAALIAAMSLGGFLNGIIQPSRDMIVRSVTPPGAFGKVFGFVSTGFNIGGMIAPLLYAWLLDRGEPRMVFALVAAFILLALFTVITRPKPQPAPAATPAE; encoded by the coding sequence ATGGCCGAATCCGCGCAGCGTCGCAGCGGTCGCGAGATCAGGATCGTCGGCCTGGTCTGCGCCGCGCATTTCGTCAGCCACTACCATCTCCTGCTGCTGCCGCCGGTGTTCGAGGTGGTGCGCACCGAGCTGGGGGTGAGCTACATCGCGCTGGGTGCGGTGCTGACTGCCTTCAACGTGATCTCCGCCCTGCTGCAGACACCCGCCGGTTTCCTGGTCGACCGCGTCGGCGCGCGGCCCATGCTGATCGGCGGCATGATGATCGGCGTCGTCGCCCTGCTGCTGGCCGCGACCTTTCCCAGCTACTGGATGCTGATCGCGGCCTATGCCCTGCTCGGCCTGGCCAACACGGTCTATCATCCGGCCGACTATTCGATCCTGTCCTCGACGATCACGGCCAGGAAGGCAGGCCGCGCTTTCTCCTTCCATACCTTTTCCGGCTTCCTCGGCTCGGGCGTGGCGCCGGCCTGCGTGCTGTTCTGCGCGGCCTACGCCGGCTGGCAGGGCGCCTACTACGTGGCGGCGGCGATGGCGGCGCTGGTGGTCGCGGCGCTGGTCATCTGGGGCGCGCCGCTTTCGGTCGGCGCCGTGGCACGACACGAAGCCAACGCGCCGACCTCGGGCAGGGCCGGGCTCGACCTGCTGCTGTCGGCGCCGATCCTGCGCAACCTGTTCTTCTTCGTCCTGCTGGCGCTGTCGGGCGGCGGCATCCAGGCCTTCTCCGTGGTCGCCCTCGGCCAGATGAACGGCACGCCGGCCTCGACCGCCAACATCGCGCTGTCGGGCTACCTGCTGATGAGCGCGGCGGGCGTGCTGCTGGGCGGCATTCTCGCCGATCGCACGAGCAAGCACGAGCGCATCGCGGCGGCCGGCTTCCTCGCCACCGCGATCATGGTGGTCGCGGTGGGATGGGGCGATCTCGGCGCCGCGGCGCTGATCGCGGCGATGTCGCTGGGCGGCTTCCTCAACGGCATCATCCAGCCCTCGCGCGACATGATCGTGCGCTCGGTGACGCCGCCGGGTGCCTTCGGCAAGGTGTTCGGCTTCGTCTCCACCGGCTTCAATATCGGCGGAATGATCGCGCCGCTGCTCTACGCCTGGCTGCTCGACCGCGGCGAGCCGCGCATGGTCTTCGCGCTGGTCGCCGCCTTCATCCTGCTGGCGCTGTTCACCGTGATCACGAGACCAAAACCGCAGCCAGCGCCGGCGGCCACGCCGGCGGAGTAG
- a CDS encoding DUF2231 domain-containing protein: MGTNYPRTTAQLRGHPIHPMLVPFPIVLFVATLVCDVVFWTNAIDGVFRATIWILGAGLAMAALAAIAGVIEFIGDKRIVRLRDAWWHAGTNVTIVALEALNLYMRLKDGSAFVMPGGIALSAIATILLLFAGWKGGALVFRYRVGVRHNEEPL; this comes from the coding sequence ATGGGAACCAACTACCCGCGCACCACCGCGCAGCTGCGCGGGCATCCCATCCATCCGATGCTGGTGCCCTTCCCGATCGTGCTGTTCGTCGCCACGCTGGTCTGCGATGTCGTGTTCTGGACCAACGCCATCGACGGTGTGTTCCGGGCGACGATCTGGATCCTCGGCGCCGGCCTGGCGATGGCAGCGCTGGCTGCCATTGCGGGCGTGATCGAGTTCATCGGCGACAAGCGTATCGTGCGCCTGCGCGATGCCTGGTGGCATGCCGGCACCAACGTCACCATCGTCGCGCTCGAAGCCCTAAACCTCTACATGCGGCTGAAGGACGGCTCGGCTTTTGTGATGCCCGGCGGCATCGCGCTGTCGGCGATCGCCACGATCCTGCTGCTGTTCGCCGGCTGGAAGGGCGGCGCGCTGGTCTTCCGCTATCGCGTGGGCGTGCGCCATAACGAGGAGCCGCTCTGA
- a CDS encoding NADPH-dependent oxidoreductase, translating to MDTITKVADEKTEALAARYGADALPAAGPWNETIGVMLGHRSVRRFLPTPVPEGTLETMVAAAQSASTSSNLQAWSVVVVSDPAKRRELARIANNQKHIEECPLYMIFIADLSRLERIGQAHGGGTNGLPWTETFLVAAVDAALAAQNAVTAAESLGLSMVYIGAMRNDPVAVATLLDLPPGAFGIFGLCIGYADPAAKAEVKPRLPQSAIVHHETYKQAGEAERIARYDEVLGTFSRRQNMPTETWTARIRQRIAVITGRERMRPWLNALGFPLK from the coding sequence ATGGATACGATTACCAAGGTGGCTGACGAGAAGACCGAGGCGCTGGCGGCGCGTTACGGCGCCGATGCGCTGCCGGCGGCCGGGCCGTGGAACGAGACCATTGGTGTGATGCTGGGCCACCGCTCGGTGCGCCGCTTCCTGCCGACGCCGGTGCCCGAGGGCACGCTGGAGACCATGGTCGCGGCGGCGCAGTCGGCCTCGACCAGCTCCAACCTGCAGGCCTGGTCGGTGGTGGTGGTGAGCGATCCGGCCAAGCGCCGCGAGCTGGCACGCATCGCCAACAACCAGAAGCACATCGAAGAATGCCCGCTCTACATGATCTTCATCGCCGACCTCTCGCGCCTGGAGCGCATTGGTCAGGCGCATGGCGGCGGCACCAACGGCCTGCCATGGACCGAGACCTTTCTCGTCGCCGCCGTCGACGCGGCGCTGGCGGCGCAGAACGCGGTGACCGCAGCGGAGTCGCTGGGCCTGTCGATGGTCTATATCGGCGCCATGCGCAACGATCCGGTCGCGGTCGCGACGCTGCTCGACCTGCCGCCAGGCGCCTTCGGCATCTTTGGGCTGTGCATCGGCTACGCCGATCCCGCCGCGAAGGCCGAGGTCAAGCCGCGCCTGCCGCAATCAGCCATCGTGCATCACGAGACCTACAAGCAGGCCGGCGAGGCCGAGCGCATCGCGCGCTACGACGAGGTCCTGGGCACCTTCTCGCGCCGTCAGAACATGCCCACCGAGACCTGGACCGCGCGCATCCGGCAGCGCATCGCCGTCATCACCGGCCGCGAGAGAATGCGCCCCTGGCTCAACGCGCTGGGCTTTCCGCTGAAGTAG
- a CDS encoding aldo/keto reductase, translating into MEMRALGKSNIKVAPLAFGGNVFGWSADKDTSLKLLDQFVDAGFNLIDTADVYSIWVPGHKGGESEAIIGEWLAKRGGRDKVVIATKLGIPMAPDKKGLSKSYIATAVEDSLKRLKTDYIDLYQSHRDDPDTPVEETLEAYGRLVKAGKVREIGASNFEAPRLKASLEASARHGYPRYQTIQPNYSLMERGSYEGDLETLCAAENVSCIGYYSLASGFLSGKYRSEADLGKSAARSTRVKGYLNDKGMKVLAALDDVAKRFSASPAQVALAWLMAKPTVAAPIASATSAAQLSEIMKAATIKLDTAAVEQLDKASA; encoded by the coding sequence ATGGAAATGCGAGCTCTGGGCAAGTCGAACATCAAGGTCGCGCCGCTGGCCTTCGGCGGCAATGTCTTCGGCTGGTCGGCCGACAAGGACACGTCGCTGAAGCTTCTCGACCAGTTCGTCGATGCGGGCTTCAACCTGATCGACACCGCCGACGTATATTCGATCTGGGTACCGGGCCACAAAGGCGGCGAGTCCGAGGCGATCATCGGCGAGTGGCTGGCCAAGCGCGGCGGGCGCGACAAGGTGGTGATCGCCACCAAGCTCGGCATCCCCATGGCACCGGACAAGAAGGGGCTGAGCAAGAGCTACATCGCGACGGCGGTGGAAGACTCGCTGAAGCGGCTGAAGACCGACTACATCGATCTCTACCAGTCGCACCGCGACGATCCCGACACGCCGGTCGAGGAGACGCTGGAGGCCTACGGCAGGCTGGTGAAGGCCGGCAAGGTGCGCGAGATCGGCGCCTCGAATTTCGAGGCGCCGCGCCTGAAGGCCTCGCTTGAGGCCAGCGCCAGGCATGGCTACCCGCGCTACCAGACCATCCAGCCCAACTACAGCCTGATGGAGCGCGGCAGCTACGAAGGCGATCTCGAGACGCTCTGCGCCGCCGAAAACGTCAGCTGCATCGGCTACTACTCGCTGGCCAGCGGCTTCCTCAGCGGCAAGTACCGCTCCGAGGCCGACCTCGGCAAGAGCGCGGCGCGCAGCACGCGGGTCAAGGGCTACCTCAACGACAAGGGCATGAAGGTGCTGGCCGCGCTCGACGACGTGGCGAAGCGCTTCTCGGCAAGCCCGGCGCAGGTCGCGCTGGCCTGGCTGATGGCCAAGCCCACGGTCGCGGCGCCGATCGCCAGCGCCACCTCGGCGGCGCAGCTCAGCGAGATCATGAAGGCCGCCACCATCAAGCTCGACACCGCCGCCGTCGAGCAGCTCGACAAGGCGAGCGCGTAG
- a CDS encoding SDR family oxidoreductase, with protein sequence MAGRLAGKVAIVTGAAPRGEGVGNGMATAMLFAREGAKVVLVNRSAERAEALAKQIVAEGGEAAIFAGDVTQPETASEMADFAVDRYGRLDVLHNNVGVGGPGTPETVSMEDWNRVLQTNLTSSMVCCKYAIPKMLVGGGGSIIMVSSIAGAVGLSGSPGAVAYATAKAGLHGMTMSIAADYATKNVRCNCLIVGSVHTPMVAHLGGEARERRRKMVPMQVEGTAWDIAYGAVYLASDESRWVTGIMLPIDGGLTGVRAWPR encoded by the coding sequence ATGGCGGGTCGGCTGGCAGGCAAGGTCGCGATCGTGACGGGCGCGGCGCCGCGTGGCGAGGGCGTCGGCAACGGCATGGCCACGGCGATGCTGTTCGCGCGCGAGGGTGCGAAGGTGGTGCTGGTCAACCGCAGCGCCGAACGCGCCGAAGCGCTGGCGAAGCAGATCGTTGCCGAAGGCGGCGAGGCGGCGATCTTCGCCGGCGACGTCACTCAGCCGGAAACCGCCAGCGAGATGGCCGATTTCGCCGTCGACCGCTACGGCCGGCTCGACGTGCTGCACAACAATGTCGGCGTCGGCGGTCCGGGCACGCCCGAGACGGTGTCGATGGAGGACTGGAACCGCGTGCTGCAGACCAATCTCACCAGCTCGATGGTGTGCTGCAAGTACGCGATCCCCAAGATGCTGGTGGGCGGCGGCGGCTCGATCATCATGGTGTCGTCGATCGCCGGCGCGGTGGGCCTGTCGGGCAGCCCCGGCGCGGTGGCCTATGCCACCGCCAAGGCCGGCCTGCACGGCATGACCATGTCGATCGCCGCCGACTACGCGACGAAGAACGTGCGCTGCAACTGCCTGATCGTGGGATCCGTGCACACGCCGATGGTGGCGCATCTCGGTGGCGAGGCACGCGAGCGGCGGCGCAAGATGGTGCCGATGCAGGTCGAGGGCACGGCGTGGGACATCGCCTATGGCGCGGTCTATCTTGCCAGCGACGAATCGCGCTGGGTCACGGGTATCATGCTGCCGATCGACGGCGGCCTCACAGGCGTGAGGGCGTGGCCGCGCTGA
- a CDS encoding aspartate dehydrogenase, whose amino-acid sequence MSTTAHASRSVAVAGLGTIGFKVALALDQGIPGLHLSAVAGRDRDKTAKAVTGFTAVPKVVESGELARHADIVVDCAPSAAFSALGDAVIGAGKILMTVNAGALLRRMDLVDKAKASGGQVIVPTGGLLGFDAVRAIAEGKITRVTMITRKPPNGLDGAPYLVERGISLSGLNEPKRVFQGNATEGARGFPANVNVAAALGLAGIGPDRTTLEIWADPTVDRNTHTIEVEGDSARLTMKIENVPSEENPRTGRIVAPSVIACLRGLTAPLRVGT is encoded by the coding sequence ATGTCCACCACCGCTCACGCATCCCGCTCTGTCGCCGTTGCAGGCCTCGGCACCATCGGCTTCAAGGTGGCGCTCGCGCTCGATCAGGGAATCCCCGGCCTGCACCTGAGCGCCGTTGCCGGCCGCGACCGCGACAAGACGGCAAAGGCCGTCACCGGCTTCACGGCGGTGCCCAAGGTCGTGGAGAGCGGCGAACTGGCCCGGCATGCCGACATCGTCGTCGATTGCGCGCCGTCGGCCGCGTTCTCGGCGCTGGGCGACGCGGTGATCGGCGCCGGCAAGATCCTGATGACGGTCAATGCCGGCGCCCTGCTGCGCCGCATGGACCTGGTCGACAAGGCCAAGGCAAGCGGCGGCCAGGTGATCGTGCCCACCGGCGGCCTGCTGGGCTTCGACGCCGTGCGCGCCATCGCCGAAGGCAAGATCACGCGCGTCACCATGATCACCCGCAAGCCGCCGAACGGGCTCGACGGCGCACCCTATCTCGTCGAGCGCGGAATCTCTCTTTCGGGACTCAACGAGCCCAAGCGCGTCTTCCAGGGCAACGCCACCGAGGGCGCCAGGGGTTTCCCCGCCAACGTCAACGTCGCCGCCGCCCTGGGCCTCGCCGGCATCGGGCCGGATCGCACGACGCTCGAGATCTGGGCCGACCCCACCGTCGATCGCAACACCCACACCATCGAGGTCGAGGGCGACAGCGCGCGGCTGACCATGAAGATCGAGAACGTGCCGAGCGAAGAAAACCCGAGGACCGGGAGAATCGTGGCACCCAGCGTCATCGCCTGCCTGCGCGGCCTGACCGCGCCACTGCGCGTAGGGACGTAG